In the Leptotrichia sp. oral taxon 223 genome, TGAAAAATTTATTGATGTGAATAAGACTCTTTCACATATAAGTAAAAAGGACTATATCACTACTCCGAAGACTTTTGGTTCAATAAGAAAAGTTTTGTTGCCAGAAACTCTTATTTCAGATTTACAATTATATTTTTCTAAAACTTTAAAAATTAATCGAAATAAAAAAAATATAAAGAATAACAGAATTTTTAATTTAAAAAGTTCACAGCTTCGATATGTTCTAGAAAAATACGGTTTACAAGCAAATTTACCCAAAATACGCCTTCACGACTTTAGGCATTCTCATGCTTCATATTTGCTATTTATTCAAGCTGACATCACTGCTATCAGCAAACGGCTGGGACACGATAATTTGCAAACTACGATAAATACATACTCTCATTTGTATAAGGATGCGAATACCCAGTTAATGGAAAAATTAAATAAATAATTTTATAAATTTGTTTTAAAAACAGAACTTTTATAGAACTTTATAAAAGTTTAAAATACAATCTATTATTGATTTTATAAGGTGTATTAATAAAAATTTGATTTATGTTTTACATAAATAGAAAATACAAAAAATCTAAATAAGCGATTTTAAGCAATAAAAAACCATCGACAATAGTAAATAATGGCTAAGTTGATTTTAGGCTCTTATACGCTTTCTATTACGATGATTTTTTTCTTATATTTTATTCAATTTCACAATAATTTTACTATAAAGTTATAAATTGCTATTTTTATTATTTAGTCAAAATTTTGTTAAATAGTAATTTTGAATTTATATTTTTATTTCTTATATCTGTAATGTATATTTTTTTCTTTCAAAAAGTTTGTATCTTTCGCCATGAAAGCTGTTAATACAAATCTTAAATTTTTTACATTTTTATGTTGGGAAATTACTACAAAATAATTTAATTTTCCAAGTTTTTTTTGATAAAAATGTTCTTTTCGAGATTTTGACTGCTTTGTCACAAAATCTGGATTTTCTAGTACTTCTTTTATTATTTCTAGCGAGATTTCAGGATGTTTTGGCAAAATATGCTCTTCAAACTGATTTTTGCTCATTACTACTTTTTGATGCAGTTTGGCTTTAAATTCGTAGACTTCTATTCGTTTGCCTGTCTTTGTGTATCTAGTTTTTTCCTGTATCATATTTAACCTCTGTTCAAAACTCTTTTTAGCATTTTTTCAATTAAATCTTTTCTGAAAATTGAAATTAAGATAAACCAGATAAGTAGGTAAATCACAGCAAATACTATTAAATTTATTGCGATGTCAAATCTTCCAAGCAAATTTAATTTTACCATTTTTGAAATATAAAAAGAAAATCCTGAAATTGCAAATGTAACAATAAGTATTACGAGATACTTGAAAGTCCGTAATTTTACGTATCTTTTTGCAAGCGAAGTATATAAAATTAAGAAATTTACCATTGCAGCAAATGATGTTGCGAATGTCAGTCCAACGTGCAGGTACTGTCTATATAATAACTCGTCTAAAATAATATTGATACCAATTGCTGTAAATGAAGAAATTACAGGCAAAGTTCTATCTTTAAATACATAATGGCTTCTTGTTAAAAGATGTATTGTTGAGAAAAATAATAGCCCAATTGCGTAAAATTGTAATGTTTCGGATGTTATAACCACACTTCTTGTTGTAAAATGTCCTCTTTTGTAAATCAACGCTACAATTTCCTGTGCATAACCGAATAATATAACTGAAGATGGAACTATTAAAAATGCTAACATGTATAAACCTTGATGAACTACTCTTCGTACTGTTTTCATATTGTTTTTTATCACAGCTTTTGACAATGTAGGAAATATTACTACTGATAATGAAATGGCAAAAACTCCAATTGGTAACAAGTATAGACGGCTGGCATAATTTAAAGCACTAACAGTTCCTTTTGGTAACATTGTTGCATAACGGTTGTCTATAATTTCGTTTATTTGATAGCCAAAAATGCCAATTAGTGTTGGAATCATTAATTTGAACATTTCTACTACATACTCGTCTTTTAAATTAAAAGTAAATTTGTATGTTCTTACTATCTGAAAAAATTGTGGTAACATCATAGTCAGTTGGAAAACACCAGATAGTAAATATGCAATTCCTAAGCCGTAAATACCCATTTTATTTTTCAAAAAAAGCGTTCCAATTATAATTGTCAAATTAAACACAATTCCCATTGAAGCTGCAACTGCAAACTTTTTATAATTATTCAATAATGACGATACTACTCCAGAAAGTGCAATAAACAAAAAATAAAAAGCAACTATTTTTAGAAGAATGTTGGCTGTTTCAAACCTTTCTGAATCTGTAAACTTTGTTGTTATTTTTAAAATTTGTCTTGAAAATATAATCATTAAAATTGACATTGTCGATGTAAATGCAACTATTAAGTTTAATACTGAAAAAACAAATTCATCTGTTCTTTCTTTTCCTTGCTCTTCGATTCCACGATTATAAATTGGAATGAAAACTGTACCAAGCGATCCTTCTCCAAATAATGTTGTAAAGAAGTTTGGAATTTTTGTGGCACTAAAATATGCGTCTGTCATTCCTGTTGCTCCAAATACACTTCCAATAATCATTTCACGGACAAGCCCTAGAATACGGCTTAGCATATTTATTATCATTACTATAAAACTAGATTTAAACATTAATTAATTTCCTTTCTTATTTTATTATATTTCCTTATTCTTCATAGATTTAATAAAAAAATTGTTTTCTTCAACGATGATATCAATTTCCCCGTTCTTAAACATATCTAAAATACAGAGAAACAAAGTTACTATTCTGGATTTGGAAAATTTGTTTTTTAGCAGATGATTAAATTCTACCTGTTTATTAGCTTGGATAATTTGAGAAACTTCGGTATGAGCATCTTCAGCCGAATAGTCATCTTCTTCCAAATTTATAATCATTTTTTCCTCAATTTTATTTTTATTATTTAATTTGGAAGCAATTAAATTTTTTAGACTTTTAAACAAATTATCTAGACTTAAACTGGAAATATCATATTCTGTTATTTCCACTCCGATACTTTCTGTTCCTGTTCTTGTGTGAGGAATATTGTATTCATTTTCATTTTTTGAAAATAATTCTGAAATCTCCTTGAACAACTGGTATTCTATTATTTTTTTCTCCAAATTTTCTATTTTCTCGAG is a window encoding:
- a CDS encoding helicase codes for the protein MIQEKTRYTKTGKRIEVYEFKAKLHQKVVMSKNQFEEHILPKHPEISLEIIKEVLENPDFVTKQSKSRKEHFYQKKLGKLNYFVVISQHKNVKNLRFVLTAFMAKDTNFLKEKNIHYRYKK
- the murJ gene encoding murein biosynthesis integral membrane protein MurJ, encoding MFKSSFIVMIINMLSRILGLVREMIIGSVFGATGMTDAYFSATKIPNFFTTLFGEGSLGTVFIPIYNRGIEEQGKERTDEFVFSVLNLIVAFTSTMSILMIIFSRQILKITTKFTDSERFETANILLKIVAFYFLFIALSGVVSSLLNNYKKFAVAASMGIVFNLTIIIGTLFLKNKMGIYGLGIAYLLSGVFQLTMMLPQFFQIVRTYKFTFNLKDEYVVEMFKLMIPTLIGIFGYQINEIIDNRYATMLPKGTVSALNYASRLYLLPIGVFAISLSVVIFPTLSKAVIKNNMKTVRRVVHQGLYMLAFLIVPSSVILFGYAQEIVALIYKRGHFTTRSVVITSETLQFYAIGLLFFSTIHLLTRSHYVFKDRTLPVISSFTAIGINIILDELLYRQYLHVGLTFATSFAAMVNFLILYTSLAKRYVKLRTFKYLVILIVTFAISGFSFYISKMVKLNLLGRFDIAINLIVFAVIYLLIWFILISIFRKDLIEKMLKRVLNRG
- a CDS encoding ScpA family protein; the protein is MENIIQIKIENFEGPLDLLIHLIEKKKMDINAINISQIIDDYLNYIHVQKELNLKIKVEFLVMATELIEIKAYSVLNRDKKLEKIENLEKKIIEYQLFKEISELFSKNENEYNIPHTRTGTESIGVEITEYDISSLSLDNLFKSLKNLIASKLNNKNKIEEKMIINLEEDDYSAEDAHTEVSQIIQANKQVEFNHLLKNKFSKSRIVTLFLCILDMFKNGEIDIIVEENNFFIKSMKNKEI